In Populus trichocarpa isolate Nisqually-1 chromosome 7, P.trichocarpa_v4.1, whole genome shotgun sequence, the following proteins share a genomic window:
- the LOC112328190 gene encoding cysteine-rich receptor-like protein kinase 10 isoform X1 gives MQSMMLDASFLLLVSCILHFYYLSKGQEVTYCDNSMNYTSGSAYQQNLNLTLTSLAANASLTGYYISTVGQNPNLVYGLINCPGFISNEVCKTCANSVTTKIIQLCPNQKSASVCNENCSLQYSDSQFFSTADSAIRLSVFSSQNADDPFLFRSQLGSLLGNISNNAAADTSRLAVGRTSYTSSIYINGMAQCTRNLTGSECLLCLQIIISYITSLSSDSVGFRVYTLSCNIRYEIYSFFSLSSLPPPPPPPPSTPTPPPSTPTPPPSVQPNSTATATNDSTSNDGKSPNTVGTVVISVAVTLAVITAILCGFLFWKKRKTKRVGDIVHHSRHDDSQPCSPGADEEGYTTIDSLSIGLNTLREATGNFCDEYKLGQGGFGPVYKGKLRNGTEIAVKRLSNSSRQGLEELKTEVLLVAKLLHRNLVWLLGFCLEEEEKLLVYEYLPNGSLDKVLFDQNKRCSLEWERRHEIIIGIARGLLYLHEDSQLRIIHRDLKASNILLDESMQPKISDFGLARLFSGSQTQGNTNRIAGTYGYMAPEYAKKGHFSTKSDVYSFGILVLEIVTGQKISSFRHTINLQSCAWQHWTNGTALELVDPTLGGQWPENEILNCIHIGLLCVQEAFADRPTMSQIVMMLNGYTMTSPAPSRPGFYVSKANSGSASGTDDSGSSPLPVSLQQSVNCVSITDLYPR, from the exons ATGCAATCGATGATGTTAGATGCTAGTTTCTTACTCTTGGTTTCATGTATTCTTCATTTTTACTACCTTTCTAAAGGCCAAGAAGTTACATACTGTGATAATTCCATGAATTACACTTCTGGGAGTGCCTATCAGCAGAACCTAAATCTTACCCTCACTTCATTAGCTGCAAATGCTTCTTTAACAGGCTACTATATCTCTACTGTGGGGCAGAACCCCAATCTGGTTTATGGACTCATAAATTGTCCAGGTTTTATATCCAACGAAGTTTGCAAAACCTGTGCAAATTCTGTCACTACAAAGATCATCCAACTGTGTCCTAACCAGAAGTCTGCTTCTGTATGCAACGAGAATTGTTCGCTACAGTACTCGGACTCGCAATTTTTCTCAACTGCTGACAGTGCTATAAGGCTTTCTGTTTTCAGCTCGCAGAATGCAGATGACCCCTTTCTTTTCAGGAGTCAATTAGGAAGTTTGCTTGGGAACATCTCAAACAACGCTGCAGCTGACACTTCAAGATTAGCAGTTGGGAGGACTAGTTACACAAGTTCTATTTACATAAATGGTATGGCTCAGTGCACCAGAAACTTAACAGGATCTGAATGTCTTCTCTGCCTTCAAATTATTATCAGCTATATTACATCGCTTTCGAGTGACAGTGTAGGTTTTCGGGTATATACTCTCAGCTGCAATATTCGCTACGAGATATATTCATTCTTTTCATTGTCATCActgccaccacctcctcctcctcctccatcaaCTCCAACTCCTCCTCCATCAACTCCAACTCCTCCTCCATCGGTCCAACCCAATTCAACAGCAACTGCAACAAATGATTCAACTAGTAATGATG GAAAAAGTCCCAACACTGTTGGTACCGTGGTCATATCAGTTGCCGTTACTTTGGCAGTGATTACAGCCATTCTTTGTGGTTTCTTATTTTGGAAAAAGCGAAAGACAAAGAGAGTTGGTGACATAGTTCATCATTCTAGACATGATGACAGCCAACCATGTAGCC CTGGTGCTGATGAAGAAGGTTATACTACCATAGATTCACTTTCAATTGGACTAAATACACTCAGGGAAGCAACTGGAAATTTCTGTGATGAATATAAGCTTGGACAAGGTGGCTTCGGTCCAGTTTACAAG GGAAAACTACGTAACGGAACGGAAATTGCTGTAAAAAGGCTTTCAAATAGCTCAAGACAGGGTTTAGAAGAGCTCAAAACAGAAGTACTGTTGGTTGCTAAACTGCTCCATCGGAACCTGGTATGGCTGTTGGGTTTCTgcttagaagaagaagagaagctACTTGTCTATGAGTACCTGCCTAATGGGAGCTTGGACAAAGTCTTATTCG ATCAAAATAAACGGTGTAGTCTGGAATGGGAGCGACGACACGAAATCATCATTGGAATTGCGCGAGGACTACTTTACCTGCACGAAGACTCTCAGCTCAGGATTATTCATCGAGATTTGAAAGCTAGTAATATCCTGTTAGATGAATCTATGCAACCTAAAATCTCTGATTTTGGGCTGGCCAGGCTTTTCTCGGGAAGTCAAACTCAAGGCAATACCAATCGAATTGCTGGCACATA TGGTTACATGGCACCGGAGTATGCTAAAAAGGGGCACTTTTCAACTAAATCCGATGTCTACAGCTTTGGTATTCTTGTTTTGGAGATTGTCACGGGTCAAAAGATCTCTAGTTTCCGCCACACAATAAATCTTCAAAGCTGT GCATGGCAACACTGGACTAATGGAACAGCTTTAGAGTTGGTGGATCCTACATTAGGTGGCCAATGGccagaaaatgaaattttgaattgCATCCACATAGGGTTGCTATGTGTTCAAGAAGCTTTCGCTGACAGACCTACAATGTCACAGATTGTCATGATGCTGAATGGTTACACTATGACCTCTCCCGCGCCATCACGGCCAGGATTTTACGTGTCAAAGGCAAATTCTGGATCAGCTTCAGGAACAGATGATTCTGGTTCATCTCCGTTGCCAGTGTCATTACAACAATCTGTGAATTGTGTTTCGATCACTGACTTATACCCTCGGTAG
- the LOC112328190 gene encoding cysteine-rich receptor-like protein kinase 44 isoform X2, with protein sequence MQSMMLDASFLLLVSCILHFYYLSKGQEVTYCDNSMNYTSGSAYQQNLNLTLTSLAANASLTGYYISTVGQNPNLVYGLINCPGFISNEVCKTCANSVTTKIIQLCPNQKSASVCNENCSLQYSDSQFFSTADSAIRLSVFSSQNADDPFLFRSQLGSLLGNISNNAAADTSRLAVGRTSYTSSIYINGKSPNTVGTVVISVAVTLAVITAILCGFLFWKKRKTKRVGDIVHHSRHDDSQPCSPGADEEGYTTIDSLSIGLNTLREATGNFCDEYKLGQGGFGPVYKGKLRNGTEIAVKRLSNSSRQGLEELKTEVLLVAKLLHRNLVWLLGFCLEEEEKLLVYEYLPNGSLDKVLFDQNKRCSLEWERRHEIIIGIARGLLYLHEDSQLRIIHRDLKASNILLDESMQPKISDFGLARLFSGSQTQGNTNRIAGTYGYMAPEYAKKGHFSTKSDVYSFGILVLEIVTGQKISSFRHTINLQSCAWQHWTNGTALELVDPTLGGQWPENEILNCIHIGLLCVQEAFADRPTMSQIVMMLNGYTMTSPAPSRPGFYVSKANSGSASGTDDSGSSPLPVSLQQSVNCVSITDLYPR encoded by the exons ATGCAATCGATGATGTTAGATGCTAGTTTCTTACTCTTGGTTTCATGTATTCTTCATTTTTACTACCTTTCTAAAGGCCAAGAAGTTACATACTGTGATAATTCCATGAATTACACTTCTGGGAGTGCCTATCAGCAGAACCTAAATCTTACCCTCACTTCATTAGCTGCAAATGCTTCTTTAACAGGCTACTATATCTCTACTGTGGGGCAGAACCCCAATCTGGTTTATGGACTCATAAATTGTCCAGGTTTTATATCCAACGAAGTTTGCAAAACCTGTGCAAATTCTGTCACTACAAAGATCATCCAACTGTGTCCTAACCAGAAGTCTGCTTCTGTATGCAACGAGAATTGTTCGCTACAGTACTCGGACTCGCAATTTTTCTCAACTGCTGACAGTGCTATAAGGCTTTCTGTTTTCAGCTCGCAGAATGCAGATGACCCCTTTCTTTTCAGGAGTCAATTAGGAAGTTTGCTTGGGAACATCTCAAACAACGCTGCAGCTGACACTTCAAGATTAGCAGTTGGGAGGACTAGTTACACAAGTTCTATTTACATAAATG GAAAAAGTCCCAACACTGTTGGTACCGTGGTCATATCAGTTGCCGTTACTTTGGCAGTGATTACAGCCATTCTTTGTGGTTTCTTATTTTGGAAAAAGCGAAAGACAAAGAGAGTTGGTGACATAGTTCATCATTCTAGACATGATGACAGCCAACCATGTAGCC CTGGTGCTGATGAAGAAGGTTATACTACCATAGATTCACTTTCAATTGGACTAAATACACTCAGGGAAGCAACTGGAAATTTCTGTGATGAATATAAGCTTGGACAAGGTGGCTTCGGTCCAGTTTACAAG GGAAAACTACGTAACGGAACGGAAATTGCTGTAAAAAGGCTTTCAAATAGCTCAAGACAGGGTTTAGAAGAGCTCAAAACAGAAGTACTGTTGGTTGCTAAACTGCTCCATCGGAACCTGGTATGGCTGTTGGGTTTCTgcttagaagaagaagagaagctACTTGTCTATGAGTACCTGCCTAATGGGAGCTTGGACAAAGTCTTATTCG ATCAAAATAAACGGTGTAGTCTGGAATGGGAGCGACGACACGAAATCATCATTGGAATTGCGCGAGGACTACTTTACCTGCACGAAGACTCTCAGCTCAGGATTATTCATCGAGATTTGAAAGCTAGTAATATCCTGTTAGATGAATCTATGCAACCTAAAATCTCTGATTTTGGGCTGGCCAGGCTTTTCTCGGGAAGTCAAACTCAAGGCAATACCAATCGAATTGCTGGCACATA TGGTTACATGGCACCGGAGTATGCTAAAAAGGGGCACTTTTCAACTAAATCCGATGTCTACAGCTTTGGTATTCTTGTTTTGGAGATTGTCACGGGTCAAAAGATCTCTAGTTTCCGCCACACAATAAATCTTCAAAGCTGT GCATGGCAACACTGGACTAATGGAACAGCTTTAGAGTTGGTGGATCCTACATTAGGTGGCCAATGGccagaaaatgaaattttgaattgCATCCACATAGGGTTGCTATGTGTTCAAGAAGCTTTCGCTGACAGACCTACAATGTCACAGATTGTCATGATGCTGAATGGTTACACTATGACCTCTCCCGCGCCATCACGGCCAGGATTTTACGTGTCAAAGGCAAATTCTGGATCAGCTTCAGGAACAGATGATTCTGGTTCATCTCCGTTGCCAGTGTCATTACAACAATCTGTGAATTGTGTTTCGATCACTGACTTATACCCTCGGTAG
- the LOC7485004 gene encoding putative zinc finger protein CONSTANS-LIKE 11 produces MESVCDFCGVEKAVVYCKPDSAKLCVHCDGCVHSANFLSRRHRRSLLCDKCSSLPAVARCFDEKLSICQGCDCSANGCSSLGHQLRALNCYTGCYSLAEFSKIWSSVLEGSSSGGFDSGWDSLNSAPINENCISSCLEQRDNEGSFGLFTGKLNELESCSKLEPWRGPPSIIMPNPNYMPCCRDQVSMFPEVTNLPKQGCSIFKDIGLPDGEDLCEGLNLDDIPLDFENSDEIFSCSETQSKYQFGDVGKDCMLMEKNLSVTGSNGPIENTIEVSSSGQLECAAFQSSCVSGPASAMQTISGNANCSIFTNPSCCKNLNLGFPAVSGQVHSSMSLPLSNIIGESSAADYQDCGLSPLFLTGESPWESHLDASSPQARDKAKMRYNEKKKTRTFSKQIRYASRKARADTRKRVKGRFVKAGEAYDYDPLLSSNF; encoded by the exons ATGGAATCTGTATGTGATTTTTGTGGAGTGGAAAAGGCAGTAGTTTATTGTAAACCAGACTCCGCAAAGCTGTGCGTGCACTGTGATGGATGCGTGCATTCGGCTAACTTTTTGTCGCGGAGGCATCGGCGTTCGCTGCTATGTGATAAGTGCAGTTCACTGCCTGCAGTGGCGCGGTGCTTCGATGAAAAGTTGTCTATTTGTCAAGGATGTGATTGCAGTGCAAATGGATGTTCAAGCTTGGGGCATCAGCTTCGGGCGCTGAATTGTTATACAGGGTGTTATTCCTTGGCTGAGTTTTCGAAGATTTGGTCGTCGGTTCTTGAGGGATCCTCTTCAGGAGGCTTTGATTCAGGATGGGATTCACTCAATTCTGCGCCAATAAATGAGAATTGCATTAGTAGTTGCTTGGAACAAAGGGATAATGAGGGGTCATTCGGCTTGTTTACTGGAAAGTTGAATGAACTAGAATCTTGTTCCAAGCTTGAGCCTTGGAGGGGGCCGCCGAGCATCATCATGccgaatccaaattacatgcCTTGTTGTAGAGATCAGGTGTCTATGTTTCCAGAAGTGACAAATCTGCCGAAG CAGGGTTGCTCCATCTTTAAGGATATTGGACTTCCGGATGGTGAAGATCTCTGTGAAGGTCTCAACTTGGACGATATACCATTGGACTTTGAAAACAGTGACGAAATATTTAGTTGTTCAGAAACTCAAAGCAAATATCAGTTTGGGGATGTAGGAAAAGACTGCATGTTAATGGAGAAAAACTTATCAGTTACCGGGTCTAATGGTCCTATCGAGAATACTATAGAG GTGTCATCATCGGGACAACTGGAATGTGCTGCTTTCCAATCATCCTGTGTTTCTGGGCCAGCTAGCGCAATGCAGACCATAAGTGGTAATGCTAATTGCAGCATATTTACGAATCCCAGTTGCTGCAAAAACCTCAATCTAGGATTCCCTGCTGTTTCTGGACAAGTTCATTCAAGCATGTCTCTTCCACTATCCAACATAATTGGTGAAAGTAGTGCAGCTGATTATCAAGATTGCGGATTATCACCACTATTTCTGACTGGTGAATCACCATGGGAATCGCATTTGGATGCTAGCTCGCCGCAGGCAAGAGACAAGGCTAAGATGAGATacaatgaaaagaagaagacgCGAAC TTTCAGCAAGCAAATCAGATATGCCTCTCGTAAAGCCAGGGCTGATACTCGAAAACGAGTAAAAGGTAGATTTGTTAAAGCTGGGGAAGCATATGATTATGATCCGCTTCTGTCAAGCAACTTCTGA
- the LOC18100865 gene encoding vegetative cell wall protein gp1: MLKHLEIFLTILIFSSAHEAKESITSMDPPRSIPLDLLHVSETKPLKYPPSESNPSPPHLASLDSLRVSAAADPLKYPPSEPNPGPPHLTSLDSLRVSVADPLKYPPSGPNPGPPHLASLNSLRVSEADPLKYPPSGPNPGPPHLAFLDSLRVSAAANPLKYPPSGPNPGPPHLASLNSLRVSEADPLKYPPSGPNPGPPHLASLDSLRVLAATNLLKYPPSGPNPGPPHLASLNSLRVSEVDSLKYPPSEPNPGPPHALH, from the coding sequence ATGCTGAAGCATTTGGAGATCTTTCTCACCATTCTAATCTTCTCAAGTGCTCATGAAGCAAAAGAGTCTATAACTAGCATGGACCCTCCTCGTTCAATTCCTTTAGACTTGCTTCATGTCTCAGAAACCAAGCCTTTGAAATACCCTCCATCTGAATCTAACCCTAGTCCTCCTCATCTAGCCTCTTTAGACTCGCTTCGAGTCTCAGCAGCAGCTGATCCTTTGAAATACCCTCCATCTGAACCTAATCCTGGTCCTCCTCATCTAACTTCTTTAGACTCGCTTCGAGTCTCAGTAGCTGACCCTTTGAAATACCCTCCATCTGGACCTAACCCTGGTCCTCCTCATCTAGCCTCTTTAAACTCGCTTCGAGTCTCAGAAGCTGACCCTTTGAAATACCCTCCATCTGGACCTAACCCTGGTCCTCCTCATCTAGCTTTTTTAGACTCGCTTCGAGTCTCAGCAGCAGCTAATCCTTTGAAATACCCTCCATCTGGACCTAACCCTGGTCCTCCTCATCTTGCCTCTTTAAACTCGCTTCGAGTCTCAGAAGCTGACCCTTTGAAATACCCTCCATCTGGACCTAACCCTGGTCCTCCTCATCTAGCTTCTTTAGACTCGCTTCGAGTCTTAGCAGCAACTAATCTTTTGAAATACCCTCCATCTGGACCTAACCCTGGTCCTCCTCATCTAGCCTCTTTAAACTCGCTTCGAGTCTCAGAAGTTGACTCTTTGAAATACCCTCCATCCGAACCTAACCCCGGTCCTCCCCATGCTCTTCATTGA